The following nucleotide sequence is from Microbulbifer sp. A4B17.
GAGGAAAAAGAAACTCTAAAAAAGCTACATTTCTCTTGATACCGGATTCACTGAACAATTGAAAGTCAAGCGATTGTAAGAGTGCTAATCTGTTCGGCAATTGTATGGCGTATTTGGCGTAAATCATAATAGCTACCGCAACTAGCTGGACAGACCGTATGAACAAAAGCCAGAAACTATGCAATTACAGGCTCTAATTAAAGCAACCTATAAAGTTAGCAATGGCTCCGGAGCAAGAACAATATCAGAAAATGTAACACTGGGAGGCATACACTTTGACAAATACCTTGCAGCAGAAAGAATGAGACTGCTTAGCTTGCAAGAACATAGCTACAGAACAATCGGTAGTGGAAAATCGAGTAAGCACACATCAATATGTCTAATTATCTAGATCGGGAGTTTGATATTACTGAACTCAATAATGCGTAGGCAGACGATATCACATATATCTGGGCGGGAACAATTTTGTAGTAGTTACCAACATGCTTGCGTGTAGGCTTGTTGATTTGGTAATCTCATTTACCCCAAACACGGCATAGATTACAAAGGCAGTTACAATATCCTAAGAATCACAAGATAAGCCGAAAGGAACTTTGTTTCACTCGTATCAGGATGTTAGCACAAAATTCCTCTGACAAATATTGTAACGCTATCGCATGACACCAAGCCTATTACGCCGCAGTAACTGTCAGGATAACGCACCAACTAAACGCATTTTCAAAATTTTGAAAACAGAAAGTGGGGCGGATAATGGCTATAAATCCTTCCCCTCAGCTAAACCGGGGATTAATAGTTATATCATTAGTTACTACAGCGAAATACGGCCATGCCAGAAAAGGTTTGATTTCCACCAAATATGGCAAAAAAGAAATACTAGAGAACTCAAAGTTCAATGAGCAAAAAATTGACCGCTACAGTTTCAAGTATCAACTATTAATGCACAATTTAAACGATAAGCTTATTCCGAATAAAACCTTTCCGACTAATAAACTAATTTGAACCTCGCCTTAAATAAACATGCTATGGCGAGGTCCAAGCAGTTGAAAGTACTTATTACTTTTCAAATATTATAATTATATTGTCACTCCCACCTACTGATTTTGCCTGCCAGCCAGCTGCATAAATATCTTGAACCAAAGAAAAAGATATAGTTGAGCTACTTGAGGATGAAATACACTCTATTGAACCATTACCAGAGTACCAATATGTGTGCCATGATTTACAAATTAGCTGCTCTTTTGAAGCAGCTCCTTCCAGGGCTGCAATTCGCTCATCTTGGCTATTGCTCTCAGACACAATATCTAAGATTAAAGCCTCTGAATTTTCTATTCTAATATCCTGAGCATTACTCTCATCAACCAAGGCAGTAAAATTTTCATTAACCTCTGCTGCTAAGGCTCTAGAACCTGAAAAAAATTCATTAGGTACAGAGATTTGCTCTGCAAAACTAGCATTCGCAAAAAGTACCATCGTACCGATAAAAAAATTTCTATAGTTCATAACGTAATCTATTCCCAATTGTTGCTATCCCAATCACTTTCATCCCAAGTTAATCCCTTATCGCCTCCTGAAGAACTGGAATCTCCACAAGATATCAAAAAAAGACTTACTAGGATTACAATCCAGAAGTTTCTAGATTTTATTTTCATGAATTTTTCAACCCCCAAATTACAAGTAAACGTCCCAGTTTTACCTTTAAAACTCAGCTGAAATTTCCTTCCCGCGACAAATAGTAATAAAATTTGTATATCCAGATTCCCTGAAGGGCTATATGAGTTTACCACACTATATCCAGTATTCGTCATTAAATATTTCCACCCCACACTTCTATCTTATACACCACAATATATCAATGTATTAGGCTGCGCAGTGGGACTGATGTACTACAAAAAATATAAAAAAGTAACACATCGATCGATTTATACATAATTGTTATATAGCCACATCTTGTAAAACTATCTCAATCTACTGTGTAATAAATTTCCTACAAAAATTACTTTAGTTTGAAAGTAAAATTAAAACGTCCCCTCAATTCATACCTGAAAGACAAGAAATAATAGCAGCCAACTTAAATAAATGAAGCTCACTAAAGCCAGATCAATCAACAGCCTATATCATCTCACACAAAGTATACTATTTGGCAAAAGGGCAAGTTAGTCTTACTCTTACCGACAGAAGAAAAGCATAAAAATTTATTTAAAGCTATTTCTTGCCCCAACTTTAGTCACTTTCTATTATATTCACTCTACATCCATACACTACAGTACACCTCTCACTTGCCCATTCATGGCAAATATCTGCCAAGTATTGGGCTAAATCTTTCTCACTAATTTCCGAAGGTATTGATATCCCGGTACTGCGACGTTTACCTTCATTGCCCTGATAGAATGTGGCCCAGCTATTCGACTGCCTTTCGATCAAAACCTCTCTACCAAAAACATTGAATTTAAGCTTTTTCATAAAGAGCTATGTACAACTAAAATGCCTCAAAGCTTTGCAATTGCTCACACACATTTCACAAACCTATTTTCTTTACATGGATACAATACGCTCTCCATCAGATACAATAAGGTATTTGCAGGAGTTAATTTAACTCCTGCAAACCCAATAATTTCTGCTTTTATACCACTCTTCTTTAGTCAAAAAAATCATCACACGCCAATGGCCCACTAAATTCGAGCAAGGCCTGAGGCATTTGAATTTGCTCCTTCAACTGTCCAAATTGATACAGATAGAAGTTGACATCTGCCTGCATGGATTTCATATAACTCTGCTCACCACCAAAAATAATTACAGAGGGAAACTCCAGCGGATAAAAGCTGGCAATGTCTGCTTTTGCTTCGACAACTAACTTGTATGAAATTTTGTTAAGTTCAACTTGTATATAACCTGAACAAGCATCTGCTTCCCGCTTAACAGAGAAACCATTAAAAGCCGGTAAAAAAATCAGGTCATACTCTTCAGAAACATATCGCCCCGCCCACATTTCAATCTCTGAGTCACCCAGTTTAGCTCCGGTAATCATATAGTAGAGATCATCTGTTAGCCCCATTGAATAGATCACACCGGCACTGGATTCTTTGTCAAACCAGCCCTTATCCAATTGCGCATAGCCAGCACCGGCTAGAGACATAGAACCATCAAAATAACTGTAATTGACTGGGGTACCGACCGTATAAAGGAACCACTTTCCTCCTACCCCAGGTATCTCAGGAATAAATCCAAATGGGGTTTGACCGGGGTTTAACCCATGCCAGTAATGGTGGTGTTCACCGGCCCACTCCATATTAAACAGGAAATCTGGGTGTAAGACCTGGACACCCTGCTCATCGGCCACAACTACTCCCGGGACTTCATAGTAGAATGCATCAATACCTTCGGGGTGCTTCAAGATCACTTCATCAAAAAAGAGATCATACTTCGTGATAGCTCCGGTCTCTGAAGAAAAAGCTAAATGGATATAGGCTTTAGGCTTGGCAACTGCAAAGTCAGGTGCAATATAGGTTTGTAAGCTAACTTTGAAATATCCCACATCGGGAATTGCAATGTTATAGAACCATTGCTCGGCCCAGGTCTCGTCAGAGCTAGGCTCATGTGCACTTAAGTCACTTAGAGTGGTAGCACCAACAAATATGGGAGATATCATTAATCCGATTACAATCAGTATTCTTTTTATCATAAAACACATTGAATAATCCTCTTTTACTCTTCACAAGTTACATTACGATAACAACGTTTAAGCTAGGCATTAATCCAAAGCCGAATTGCCAGCCACAAGATACTAGCCGTACAGTGCAAGATTATTTTTTCATTTCTTATGGATGTTAATTATTTGCGATCTATTCTACAAAGATAATCAAATACATTTATTTTAATTTTTTGGTCAATCAACCCTCTACTCAATTAAAAGTGGATCGCCATAAAAGCAGCGTGAAATTCATCTTTAATCGCGAATAAACACCTAAACTGTTGGATAAAATTCCCTCCTCTCGGCGCTTTAATTAACATGAATAAGAATATTCCTTCCAAGTTACCAATATTGATTGGTGGTGAATGGATTCAGTCCAAAAGTACTGAGTGGCTGGATGTAACCAACCCCGCTACCGGCGATGTTCTTACACAGGCGCCATTGTCTACCCAGACTGAACTGGAGAACGCAGTAATTTCCGCCAAAGAAACATTTGATCAATGGCGAAATACGCCGGTTACCGCACGGGCACGGATTATGTTGAGGTACCAGGCGCTTCTGAAAGAAAATCAGGAGCTGCTGGCTGAAATCCTCAGCGAGGAAACAGGTAAAACTTTTGAGGATGCCAAAGGGGACGTCTGGCGTGGTATTGAGGTTGTTGAGCATGCAGCCAATATCGCTTCACTAATGATGGGTGAAACCGTAGAGAATGTTGCCAACACCATCGACTGTTACTCCTATCTACAACCTATTGGAGTTTGTGCGGGGATCACACCATTTAATTTCCCCGCAATGATTCCACTGTGGATGTTTCCAATGGCGATTGCCTGTGGGAATACTTTTATTCTGAAACCCTCTGAACAGGACCCTGTCACGCCTTGCAAACTGGCCGAATTATTTGCTGAAGCGGGGGCTCCAGCAGGTGTTTTACAGGTAGTACATGGCGGCAGGGAACAGGTGGATTTTCTTCTAACACATCCCGGTATTCAGGCCATTTCATTCGTTGGTTCAGTCCCCGTGGGGCGGCATATTTACCAGACGGGTACCCAGCACCTAAAACGAGTTCAAGCTTTTGCCGGTGCCAAAAACCATATGGTCGTGATGCCTGATGCCAATAAGGCTGCGGCTATTAATAATATTGTTGGATCATCCATCGGAGCTGCCGGGCAACGCTGCATGGCGATTTCCGTCGCTGTACTTGTTGGGGAGACACAGCAATGGGTAGACGACATTAAAGACGCTATGTCAGCTATCAAGCCCGGTCATTGGAAGGATACGCAAGCGGGCTTCGGCCCACTAATATCACCCGCTGCTCGTGAGAGGGTGCTTGGGTATATCGCCCAGGGCAAAAAGGAAGGCGCCCGCTGTGTGTTAGATGGCTCTGAAATTACTGTCGAAGGGTTTCCCAATGGGAACTGGGTTGGTCCCACCCTATTTGCCGATGTTACCTCGGACATGTCGATCTATACTGACGAGATTTTTGGTCCCGTACTTTGCCTGGTAAATGCCGACTCCCTGGAAGAAGCAATCCAATTAATCAATAACTGCCCCTATGGCAATGGCACCTCAATATTTACAGCTAGTGGCGCTGCCGCACGTAAGTTCCAG
It contains:
- a CDS encoding CoA-acylating methylmalonate-semialdehyde dehydrogenase; its protein translation is MNKNIPSKLPILIGGEWIQSKSTEWLDVTNPATGDVLTQAPLSTQTELENAVISAKETFDQWRNTPVTARARIMLRYQALLKENQELLAEILSEETGKTFEDAKGDVWRGIEVVEHAANIASLMMGETVENVANTIDCYSYLQPIGVCAGITPFNFPAMIPLWMFPMAIACGNTFILKPSEQDPVTPCKLAELFAEAGAPAGVLQVVHGGREQVDFLLTHPGIQAISFVGSVPVGRHIYQTGTQHLKRVQAFAGAKNHMVVMPDANKAAAINNIVGSSIGAAGQRCMAISVAVLVGETQQWVDDIKDAMSAIKPGHWKDTQAGFGPLISPAARERVLGYIAQGKKEGARCVLDGSEITVEGFPNGNWVGPTLFADVTSDMSIYTDEIFGPVLCLVNADSLEEAIQLINNCPYGNGTSIFTASGAAARKFQHEILVGQVGINVPIPVPLPFFSFTGWRASFYGDQHAYGKQAVRFYTETKTVTARWFDSDIEHAEHTNLTIQLK